A single genomic interval of Halobacillus halophilus DSM 2266 harbors:
- a CDS encoding dihydrofolate reductase family protein — translation MTGLVLHRFKRQSLLFHLQLLYDEREQYCKKIQKGWFIMGKVVLYIAQSLDGYISREDGSIDWLWDGQESGTDYGFETFFNQMDTVILGRKTYEQILELTSEFPYQYKDVYVVSRTKEGHDSYATFIQPEQILPLLNVLKADKNIWLVGGAQLIDHFVSMGLIDEYHLAIQPTLIGSGISLFKPHQKEQQLDLLKTEKFDDGMIVLTYQLK, via the coding sequence GTGACAGGATTAGTACTTCATCGCTTTAAACGTCAGTCCCTTCTATTTCATCTTCAATTATTATATGATGAACGGGAACAGTATTGCAAGAAAATTCAGAAAGGATGGTTCATCATGGGGAAGGTCGTGTTATACATTGCGCAAAGTCTGGATGGTTACATTTCCAGAGAAGACGGTTCGATTGACTGGCTGTGGGATGGACAGGAGAGTGGAACCGATTATGGATTTGAAACGTTTTTCAATCAAATGGACACCGTGATCCTGGGGAGAAAAACCTACGAACAAATTCTTGAATTAACGAGCGAGTTTCCTTATCAATACAAAGATGTCTATGTCGTAAGCCGTACGAAAGAAGGTCACGATTCCTATGCCACCTTCATTCAACCCGAACAAATTCTTCCGCTGTTGAATGTATTAAAAGCAGATAAAAATATCTGGCTAGTTGGCGGAGCACAGTTGATTGACCATTTTGTAAGCATGGGGCTTATTGATGAATACCACCTGGCGATCCAGCCCACCTTAATCGGCAGCGGGATTTCTCTGTTCAAGCCGCATCAAAAAGAGCAGCAGCTCGATTTATTAAAGACAGAAAAGTTCGATGATGGGATGATTGTACTTACCTATCAGCTTAAATAG
- a CDS encoding ATP-binding cassette domain-containing protein, with amino-acid sequence MLLMNARNIHYSIGERTLLDIKELAIHEGEKIGLVGRNGQGKTMLLRYLTGELDILPQVKWYTAYDRLEQIDKETKEDRQSGGERTLAKLDAIFQDAAQLLFLDEPTNDLDWSRVEALEERLQKHPGACVIVSHDRTLLDRTCDKIWELEKGKLREFNGNYTFYLQQKEQEREQQMEKHLQYLQEKKRIENRIEQKRTQSKGMRKPPKRMGNSEWQLGKNKAAARQKKVERTGKTLERRLDRLERADKPFEWDQVKLEIDHLSKIHSKYICQLREVNIQVGNRFLFHIDDILLKTGSKTAFIGANGTGKSTFLKHLLDHHKELFPKGVNTEYFHQNMGALPEEETVLGYVSKTSRLEESMIRIILARLRFYEQDIHKKFRY; translated from the coding sequence ATGTTATTGATGAATGCCAGAAATATTCATTATTCGATCGGTGAACGAACATTGCTGGATATAAAGGAATTAGCTATTCACGAAGGGGAAAAGATCGGTTTAGTCGGAAGGAACGGTCAGGGGAAGACGATGCTCCTCCGCTACTTAACCGGAGAACTGGATATTCTTCCTCAAGTGAAGTGGTACACAGCGTATGACCGATTAGAACAAATTGATAAGGAAACAAAGGAAGATCGTCAAAGCGGTGGTGAACGTACGCTTGCCAAGCTTGACGCTATCTTTCAGGATGCGGCCCAGCTGTTGTTTTTAGATGAACCGACGAATGATTTAGACTGGTCGCGGGTGGAAGCGTTAGAGGAGAGGCTGCAGAAGCATCCCGGCGCATGTGTGATCGTCTCTCATGACCGGACGCTCCTCGACCGCACATGCGATAAAATCTGGGAACTCGAAAAAGGCAAACTTAGAGAGTTTAATGGTAACTATACCTTTTATCTTCAACAAAAAGAACAGGAACGAGAGCAACAGATGGAAAAGCATCTACAGTACCTTCAGGAAAAGAAAAGAATTGAAAATCGGATTGAGCAAAAACGTACCCAATCCAAAGGGATGAGAAAGCCTCCAAAGCGTATGGGGAATTCTGAATGGCAGCTTGGTAAAAATAAAGCAGCGGCCAGACAAAAGAAAGTGGAGCGAACAGGGAAAACTCTTGAACGCCGCCTGGATCGTTTAGAGCGTGCTGACAAACCGTTTGAATGGGATCAAGTGAAGCTGGAAATAGACCACCTGTCTAAAATCCACAGTAAATATATCTGTCAGTTAAGAGAGGTAAATATCCAGGTTGGAAACAGATTTCTTTTTCACATAGACGATATTTTACTGAAGACAGGTTCAAAGACCGCATTTATAGGCGCAAACGGAACTGGTAAATCTACTTTTCTGAAGCATTTGCTTGATCATCATAAAGAATTGTTTCCAAAAGGAGTTAACACAGAATATTTTCATCAGAACATGGGAGCACTTCCAGAGGAGGAGACGGTTTTAGGCTATGTATCGAAAACGAGTCGTTTAGAAGAGTCCATGATTCGGATTATTCTCGCGAGACTCAGATTTTATGAGCAGGATATCCATAAAAAATTCAGGTATTAA
- a CDS encoding ATP-binding cassette domain-containing protein, giving the protein MQVLSGGERVKLVLARMLVSEAQLLILDEPTNHLDIEAIEALEKLVQDYPGTILYVTHDRTFVEKTADQLWIIEQEKLNYFDGTWQEWQEALNQPQKAEEDVYNLMTLEIKLSELISRLSMPGMNEDRKLLEKEYANTLELLKKLKTGH; this is encoded by the coding sequence ATTCAGGTATTAAGCGGTGGAGAGCGAGTAAAGCTTGTTCTAGCCAGGATGCTGGTCAGTGAAGCACAGCTGCTTATATTAGATGAACCGACCAATCATTTGGATATAGAGGCAATTGAAGCTTTGGAAAAATTAGTGCAGGATTATCCGGGAACGATTCTGTATGTCACCCATGACCGGACGTTTGTGGAGAAAACAGCGGATCAGTTATGGATCATCGAACAGGAAAAACTGAACTATTTTGATGGAACATGGCAAGAATGGCAGGAAGCCTTGAATCAACCACAGAAAGCAGAGGAAGACGTGTACAATTTGATGACTCTCGAAATTAAACTGTCCGAACTGATTAGTCGATTAAGTATGCCCGGAATGAATGAAGACCGAAAGCTTCTCGAAAAGGAATATGCAAACACTTTAGAACTTTTAAAGAAATTAAAAACAGGACACTAG
- a CDS encoding cation:proton antiporter — protein MHTTPYIVLLFIGYLIFTIDKKKEDLPVPPILTLIGIGLFFIPYFSSIEVTENLIYHIFLPGLLFISAYRFPPSALKENGGIIGFFATIGLILTVILLGSIIFIMSTPFISMSFAGAILIAAMLTPTDPVSVASILKQSSGDEMMADVVEGESLINDGTSIVIFSVVSGIFLNNEPFSFSFFLGEFLLVSLGGIFVGLLFGWLFSKAIHFTHHKEYQVMLSIVVAYGIFNLAEFLDLSGVLATVFAGIMLSFEFGRTIKEDHFRESLDNFWGIVEISILSLLFLLIGIVSADHLSFNYWWLAILIFLASIIVRFIIIAGTTQVFPKWRQKIGWRKSFLLSWSGLKGTMSVFLILSLSTQGGERTDVLLSLTFAAVLLSLIIQSIGIYPLSKRLLK, from the coding sequence ATGCATACCACACCGTATATCGTATTATTGTTCATTGGCTACCTTATTTTCACAATAGATAAGAAGAAAGAAGATCTACCCGTGCCCCCTATTCTGACCTTGATAGGGATTGGCCTTTTCTTTATTCCCTACTTTTCCTCTATAGAGGTTACCGAAAACTTAATTTACCATATATTTTTGCCTGGTCTTTTGTTCATTTCTGCTTATCGCTTTCCTCCCTCTGCTCTCAAAGAGAATGGAGGTATTATCGGTTTCTTTGCAACGATTGGCCTTATACTTACAGTTATTCTGCTAGGTTCCATCATTTTTATCATGAGCACACCGTTTATATCCATGTCGTTTGCAGGGGCGATCTTAATTGCCGCCATGCTGACACCTACAGACCCGGTATCCGTGGCCTCCATTTTAAAGCAGTCCTCCGGAGACGAAATGATGGCAGACGTAGTGGAAGGAGAGTCCTTAATTAATGACGGGACCAGCATTGTCATCTTCTCTGTGGTATCAGGTATTTTCCTTAATAATGAGCCCTTTTCTTTCAGCTTCTTTTTAGGAGAGTTCCTGCTTGTCTCGCTTGGTGGCATTTTCGTTGGATTATTATTCGGCTGGCTGTTCAGTAAAGCTATTCATTTTACCCATCATAAAGAATATCAGGTAATGCTCAGCATTGTAGTAGCTTATGGCATTTTCAACCTTGCTGAATTCTTGGATTTATCCGGGGTATTAGCCACGGTATTCGCTGGGATTATGCTATCCTTTGAGTTTGGCCGGACAATTAAGGAAGATCACTTCCGTGAATCGCTCGATAATTTCTGGGGCATTGTAGAAATCTCTATTCTTTCTTTATTATTTTTACTGATTGGTATTGTATCTGCTGACCATCTGTCCTTTAATTACTGGTGGCTGGCTATTTTGATTTTTCTTGCCTCAATTATTGTGCGCTTTATCATCATAGCTGGAACGACGCAAGTCTTTCCGAAATGGCGGCAGAAAATCGGCTGGCGGAAGTCTTTTCTTCTTAGCTGGTCGGGTTTAAAAGGAACCATGTCTGTTTTTCTTATTTTAAGCCTTTCCACTCAGGGAGGAGAGAGAACAGATGTCTTACTTTCATTAACATTTGCAGCCGTGCTGCTCTCTCTTATTATTCAAAGCATCGGCATTTACCCATTATCAAAGAGACTGCTAAAATAA
- a CDS encoding DMT family transporter: MSDRNKGILLLLISAFGFSMMAALVKLSGDVPTVQKTLFRNLVSAVIAFGFVMYNKERLFGKKENQKLLLSRSALGTIGMVLFFYAIDNLVLSDADMLNKLSPFLLIIFSAIFLKERARLYQIVSIIIAFIGTLFIIKPAFSVEFIPYLAGVFSAVFAAGAYTLLRVLGDKEKFYTIVFYFSFFTTVSLLPFTIAFYEPMSLKQWIYLLSAGGFATLGQFGLTIAYKFAPAREISIFFYSTVVYSALISIFLFGQVPDWLSILGYVTIFGASFYMFLKNNQNAKAQHSKA; this comes from the coding sequence ATGAGTGATCGCAATAAAGGAATTCTATTACTGCTTATATCGGCATTCGGGTTTTCTATGATGGCCGCGTTAGTGAAATTATCAGGAGATGTGCCAACCGTACAAAAGACACTGTTTCGGAATCTCGTCTCAGCCGTCATCGCTTTTGGATTTGTGATGTATAATAAAGAGCGTTTGTTCGGAAAAAAAGAAAACCAAAAGCTTCTTCTTTCCCGTTCGGCCCTGGGTACCATTGGAATGGTCCTATTTTTTTACGCCATAGATAACCTGGTCCTTTCCGATGCAGATATGCTGAATAAACTGAGCCCGTTTCTGCTCATTATATTTTCGGCTATCTTTTTGAAGGAAAGAGCACGGCTGTATCAAATCGTATCTATTATTATTGCTTTTATCGGTACTCTTTTTATTATCAAGCCTGCCTTTTCTGTAGAGTTCATTCCCTATCTTGCCGGCGTGTTCTCAGCCGTTTTTGCAGCAGGTGCCTACACATTGCTGCGTGTACTCGGGGATAAAGAGAAATTTTATACCATTGTCTTTTACTTCTCTTTTTTTACGACGGTTTCTCTTCTCCCTTTTACCATAGCCTTTTACGAACCTATGTCGTTAAAACAATGGATTTATCTGCTTTCTGCAGGCGGATTCGCTACTCTAGGGCAGTTTGGCTTAACTATAGCTTACAAATTTGCTCCTGCAAGAGAAATTTCAATCTTTTTCTATTCCACAGTGGTTTATTCCGCCCTGATCAGTATCTTCCTATTTGGACAGGTGCCTGATTGGCTCAGTATTCTCGGCTATGTAACGATCTTCGGAGCATCCTTTTATATGTTCCTTAAAAATAATCAAAATGCTAAAGCGCAGCATTCCAAAGCGTAA
- a CDS encoding GNAT family N-acetyltransferase yields the protein MEILEKGDRLHLREIVPEDWEALHSYASNKEACKFQPWGPNSEQDSIFFVQQAIRDREVRHRSRFVFAIVMNETGSIVGNIEMNIIDWDGVGEIGFIIHPEHWGKGYATEAALLILKHSFEACDLHRVSAICNPNNVASLYVLEKIGMVREGVLRQDLLVKGSWRDSCVYSMLKDEWAAKHGSCS from the coding sequence ATGGAGATTCTTGAAAAAGGGGATCGATTGCACCTAAGAGAAATTGTTCCGGAAGATTGGGAAGCTTTGCACTCATACGCTTCGAATAAAGAGGCATGTAAATTCCAGCCTTGGGGACCAAATAGCGAGCAGGATTCTATTTTTTTCGTTCAACAGGCGATTCGTGATCGGGAGGTTCGACATCGCAGCCGCTTTGTATTTGCCATTGTAATGAATGAAACTGGAAGCATAGTTGGAAACATTGAAATGAATATTATTGACTGGGATGGTGTGGGTGAGATCGGTTTTATTATACACCCGGAACATTGGGGTAAAGGTTACGCGACAGAAGCTGCTCTTCTCATATTGAAGCATAGCTTTGAAGCATGTGACCTTCACCGAGTATCAGCCATCTGCAATCCGAACAATGTGGCTTCTCTTTATGTCCTGGAGAAAATAGGAATGGTCAGAGAAGGAGTTTTGCGTCAGGATCTTCTTGTAAAAGGAAGCTGGCGGGATTCATGTGTTTACAGCATGCTTAAAGATGAATGGGCCGCAAAACATGGCTCTTGTTCATAA
- a CDS encoding SulP family inorganic anion transporter: protein MNTQTIKEQWFGNVKNDTLSGMVVAMALIPEAIAFSIIAGVDPMVGLYASFCIAVVIAFLGGRPGMISAATGAMALLMVTLVRDHGLEYLLAATILTGILQFVLGALRVGQFMKFIPRSVMIGFVNALAILIFTSQLTHFEGANWAMYAMVAGSLAIIYILPKFSKAVPSPLVAIIVMTVIAITTGTGLKTVGDMGELSSTLPIFLLPDIPLTFETLEIIFPISLALAFVGLLESLLTAQIVDDMTDTVSDKNKEARGQGTANVVSGLFGGMAGCAMIGQSVINVSSGGRGRLSTLVAGVFMMLLIIVFNDLLVQIPMAVLVGVMIMVSIGTFDWSSLTRFHKVPITDTVVMVITVGTVVKTHDLSKGVLAGVILSAIFFVAKISKIHVEEAYEESTKRLVYQVSGQVFFASIDNLMKHFDFSADAKEVVIDFSDSHIWDDSAVAAIDKLVLKFRENDKDVHIVGLNKDSSQLVKRLAVHNKPNASVSNH from the coding sequence TTGAACACACAAACAATTAAAGAACAATGGTTTGGAAACGTAAAAAACGATACGCTTTCAGGCATGGTTGTTGCAATGGCACTCATCCCTGAAGCGATCGCTTTCTCTATCATCGCTGGAGTCGACCCCATGGTAGGACTGTACGCTTCCTTCTGTATCGCCGTCGTTATTGCCTTTTTGGGCGGCCGTCCTGGAATGATTTCAGCGGCCACCGGTGCCATGGCTTTGCTCATGGTTACCCTTGTCAGAGATCATGGTCTTGAGTATCTGCTTGCAGCTACAATTTTGACCGGAATTCTGCAGTTTGTCTTAGGAGCGTTGAGAGTTGGACAGTTTATGAAGTTCATACCACGCTCTGTCATGATTGGTTTCGTTAATGCCCTTGCTATTTTGATCTTCACCTCTCAGCTGACCCATTTTGAAGGGGCCAACTGGGCTATGTACGCGATGGTAGCCGGTTCGTTAGCCATCATTTATATTCTTCCGAAGTTTTCAAAGGCTGTACCATCACCACTAGTGGCCATTATCGTCATGACCGTAATTGCTATTACTACAGGAACCGGATTGAAGACAGTCGGAGATATGGGCGAGTTATCTAGTACTCTGCCAATTTTCCTGCTGCCTGACATTCCGTTGACTTTTGAAACATTGGAAATTATTTTCCCAATCTCCCTTGCTTTAGCTTTTGTTGGCTTACTTGAGTCATTATTAACTGCTCAAATCGTAGATGATATGACCGATACCGTCAGTGACAAAAACAAAGAAGCACGGGGTCAGGGTACAGCTAATGTTGTATCCGGATTGTTTGGAGGTATGGCCGGATGTGCTATGATTGGCCAATCGGTCATAAACGTTTCTTCTGGAGGACGTGGACGTTTATCGACACTTGTCGCAGGAGTATTCATGATGCTCTTAATTATCGTCTTCAATGATTTACTGGTTCAGATCCCGATGGCGGTGCTGGTAGGTGTCATGATCATGGTTTCCATTGGAACCTTTGACTGGAGCTCTCTTACTCGATTCCACAAGGTGCCTATTACAGATACAGTGGTTATGGTGATCACCGTAGGTACTGTTGTTAAAACACACGACTTGTCTAAAGGTGTGTTGGCAGGTGTTATTTTAAGCGCCATCTTCTTTGTAGCTAAGATATCTAAAATACACGTTGAAGAAGCCTATGAAGAGAGCACGAAGAGGCTCGTCTATCAAGTAAGTGGACAAGTTTTCTTCGCTTCCATTGACAATCTTATGAAGCACTTTGACTTTAGTGCGGACGCTAAAGAAGTGGTTATTGATTTCTCAGATTCTCATATCTGGGACGATTCAGCCGTAGCTGCTATTGATAAACTGGTCCTGAAGTTCAGGGAAAACGACAAAGATGTCCACATTGTTGGCTTGAATAAAGACAGTTCACAGTTAGTCAAACGGCTTGCCGTTCACAATAAACCGAATGCTTCTGTGTCCAACCATTAA
- a CDS encoding universal stress protein, translated as MYKKILLAADGSGHSVRTAERAAELARLQGDGEITIIYVVDGEQSKSDVLSEGDKGTIELRRHERLNPIEQMLESKGLSYQVALKHGEPGPEIVKFANDEAFDIVVIGSRGLNTLQEMVLGSVSHKVAKRAKCPVMIVK; from the coding sequence ATGTATAAGAAAATACTATTAGCTGCAGATGGATCAGGACATTCCGTCCGAACAGCTGAACGTGCAGCCGAACTAGCCCGTCTGCAAGGAGATGGTGAAATTACAATCATCTATGTGGTAGACGGTGAACAATCAAAATCCGATGTACTATCAGAAGGCGACAAAGGAACGATCGAACTTCGCCGTCATGAGCGGCTGAATCCAATTGAGCAGATGTTAGAAAGTAAAGGGCTGTCCTATCAGGTAGCTTTAAAACATGGTGAGCCAGGCCCTGAGATTGTTAAATTTGCAAACGATGAAGCTTTTGATATTGTGGTAATTGGAAGTCGTGGTTTAAACACTCTACAGGAAATGGTTCTCGGAAGTGTTAGTCACAAAGTAGCGAAGCGAGCCAAATGTCCGGTTATGATTGTAAAATAA
- a CDS encoding zinc ribbon domain-containing protein, with protein MSERGCIKCGSTDAEENHVSMTGSGLSNILDVQNHQFTLVYCKNCGYSEFYNKEAAEEGNVFDYFFGN; from the coding sequence ATGAGCGAACGAGGTTGTATTAAATGCGGCAGTACAGATGCCGAAGAAAATCATGTATCCATGACAGGCTCAGGTCTGTCCAATATATTAGATGTGCAAAATCATCAATTTACATTGGTCTATTGTAAGAATTGCGGTTACTCTGAATTTTACAATAAAGAGGCAGCTGAAGAAGGTAACGTTTTTGATTATTTCTTTGGCAACTAA
- a CDS encoding putative ABC transporter permease subunit, with protein MSNAWKLMKIMVKMQLSWAGKSSSEKVGYVIMALALIPFGALILFSLNSLIGNLYNALAPTGNESVILALFFILMFVIFLVTSIGTVLSSFYFAEDVESFIALPFHPYQIVLGKSAIPFLSLYGMNALVLLPVLLFYGLHSSAGLLYYLFAILLWAVTPVIPFVLLSIVLMFLMRFANISKNKDRTKIIVGMFGFIFAIGINVVIRLDSGGDGSGAADLIREQNGLLELVTGFFPTAYFSSIALTQPGSLTGVLYLLLMLGLSIGFAILFLTVGQKVYFKGVLGLSGGTRGSFDEKKIHKTIKQKPIIYSLWLKEMRIIFRTPAFFTQIVVQSLFFPVFLLVILFMESNTSVASLGSLLTQLEGKKLVLGLFGFTLLAVGMTPASFSSISRDGKSWFNHLHLPIAPQTVLRSKIVTAFTLNLLTIAILSFAALFLVQVSFMIWIIWLLLALVTNWVTSIGGLIIDLYSPKLDWTDEREVFKGRFIGLAMLAIEATVFGTLILILWNVSAISGIWITSGVLLTFLIILITACHAGLKRLSDKRYYSIH; from the coding sequence ATGAGTAATGCATGGAAATTAATGAAAATCATGGTGAAAATGCAGCTCTCCTGGGCGGGTAAAAGCAGTTCGGAAAAAGTCGGCTATGTGATTATGGCTCTTGCGCTTATTCCCTTTGGTGCCTTAATCTTATTCTCCTTGAACAGTTTAATTGGAAACCTTTACAATGCCCTGGCACCAACTGGAAACGAAAGTGTCATTCTCGCTTTATTTTTTATTCTTATGTTTGTTATTTTTCTTGTGACCAGCATTGGAACGGTTTTAAGCTCCTTTTACTTTGCGGAGGACGTAGAATCATTTATTGCTCTTCCCTTTCATCCTTATCAGATTGTACTTGGGAAATCTGCCATACCTTTTTTGTCTCTGTACGGAATGAATGCTTTAGTTTTACTGCCGGTTCTGTTGTTTTACGGATTACACAGTAGTGCTGGCCTGCTTTATTATTTGTTCGCTATTTTGCTATGGGCGGTTACACCAGTGATTCCATTTGTACTGCTTTCGATTGTGCTTATGTTTCTCATGCGTTTTGCCAACATTTCCAAGAATAAAGACCGTACAAAAATCATTGTCGGCATGTTCGGCTTTATATTTGCCATTGGAATTAATGTCGTGATCCGGTTAGACAGTGGAGGAGACGGTAGCGGTGCCGCCGATTTAATCAGGGAACAGAATGGATTGCTTGAACTGGTTACCGGTTTCTTTCCAACCGCTTATTTTAGTTCGATCGCCCTGACTCAGCCAGGTTCTCTAACAGGAGTTCTTTATCTGTTGCTGATGCTGGGATTATCGATAGGTTTTGCCATTTTATTTCTAACCGTCGGCCAGAAGGTTTATTTCAAAGGCGTGCTTGGATTATCGGGAGGAACACGAGGCAGTTTTGATGAGAAAAAGATACATAAGACGATTAAGCAAAAACCGATTATTTACAGTCTATGGCTGAAAGAGATGAGAATCATTTTCCGCACCCCTGCCTTCTTTACGCAAATCGTGGTGCAGAGTCTCTTTTTCCCCGTCTTTCTGCTTGTCATCTTATTTATGGAATCGAATACTTCCGTAGCAAGTCTTGGTTCTTTACTTACCCAATTAGAAGGAAAGAAACTTGTGCTCGGGCTGTTTGGTTTTACTCTGCTGGCTGTCGGGATGACCCCTGCCTCGTTCTCCTCGATTTCAAGAGATGGAAAAAGCTGGTTCAATCATCTTCATCTGCCAATAGCGCCGCAAACCGTCCTTAGAAGTAAAATTGTAACAGCTTTTACGTTAAACCTTCTCACCATTGCTATTCTCAGCTTCGCGGCTTTATTTCTAGTTCAGGTTTCCTTTATGATCTGGATCATTTGGCTGCTTCTTGCGCTAGTTACCAATTGGGTTACCAGTATAGGAGGGCTCATCATTGATCTTTACAGTCCTAAGCTTGACTGGACCGATGAGCGCGAAGTCTTTAAAGGACGTTTTATTGGGCTCGCCATGCTGGCAATCGAAGCAACGGTATTCGGTACCCTTATTTTAATCCTTTGGAATGTGAGTGCGATCAGTGGAATCTGGATAACTTCAGGTGTTCTGCTTACCTTTCTGATTATCCTGATTACCGCCTGCCATGCAGGTTTGAAACGACTTAGTGATAAGCGGTATTATTCTATCCATTGA
- a CDS encoding ABC transporter ATP-binding protein, producing the protein MIELKSISKSFNGKQAVKNLNLTIPDGKIFGFLGPNGAGKSTTIKMMTGILPIDEGSITINGVDITDYPMEAKHLFGYVPDRSDIFLRLKGIEYLNFIADVFQVSKEERKEKIEYLTRSFGIYEALDDHIQTYSHGMRQKIVVSGVLLHDPDVWILDEPLSGLDPKSSHTLKEMMREHAERGKIVFFSTHVLEVVEQLCDEVAIINHGHVQFQGNMSEMKQQFQDDDNLERLFLELTENE; encoded by the coding sequence ATGATTGAATTAAAGAGCATATCGAAAAGCTTCAACGGCAAGCAGGCTGTGAAAAATCTGAATTTAACGATACCCGACGGGAAAATCTTCGGCTTTCTCGGTCCGAACGGTGCAGGGAAATCGACTACTATTAAAATGATGACAGGGATCCTGCCTATTGATGAGGGCTCTATTACGATCAATGGTGTGGATATTACCGATTATCCCATGGAGGCAAAGCATCTTTTCGGGTACGTCCCTGACCGCTCAGATATATTCCTCCGTCTGAAAGGGATTGAATACTTAAATTTCATTGCAGACGTATTTCAAGTGTCAAAAGAAGAGCGGAAAGAAAAAATCGAATATCTTACCAGGAGCTTTGGTATTTATGAAGCGCTTGATGATCATATCCAGACGTACTCCCATGGAATGCGGCAAAAAATCGTTGTAAGTGGCGTACTTCTCCATGACCCCGATGTATGGATTTTAGATGAGCCCTTGTCCGGCCTGGACCCTAAGTCTTCTCATACTTTAAAAGAAATGATGAGAGAACACGCCGAAAGAGGTAAAATCGTCTTTTTCTCCACACACGTGCTGGAGGTAGTCGAGCAATTATGTGATGAAGTAGCGATTATTAACCATGGACACGTACAATTTCAAGGAAATATGAGCGAAATGAAGCAGCAGTTTCAAGATGATGATAATTTGGAACGACTATTCCTGGAGTTAACAGAAAATGAGTAA
- a CDS encoding GNAT family N-acetyltransferase has translation MQVRELNGKDAEDYYELRLEALLTNPDAFITTYEQEKQRPDPLVKTAERLDSPSSRTFGLFEDGTLCGTATLVKETHPKFSHKGSIVAMYVSPGCRRKGGAALLLQEVINFSKAIELEVLHLNVVTDNTPAKKLYEKVGFQSYGLERKAIKIADRYLDEELMELFLTE, from the coding sequence ATGCAGGTGAGAGAACTAAATGGAAAAGATGCAGAAGACTATTATGAACTGCGGTTAGAAGCATTATTAACCAACCCGGATGCTTTTATTACTACATATGAACAGGAAAAACAAAGACCCGATCCTCTTGTTAAAACAGCGGAGAGGCTGGACAGTCCTTCTTCACGTACTTTTGGATTATTTGAAGACGGCACCCTTTGCGGGACGGCTACCCTGGTTAAAGAAACCCATCCTAAGTTTTCTCACAAAGGGAGTATTGTAGCTATGTATGTAAGTCCAGGCTGCCGACGGAAAGGCGGAGCTGCCCTCCTCTTACAAGAAGTTATTAATTTTTCGAAGGCAATTGAGTTAGAAGTGCTCCACTTAAATGTCGTTACGGACAATACTCCTGCGAAGAAACTCTATGAGAAAGTTGGATTTCAATCCTACGGTTTAGAGCGAAAAGCTATTAAAATAGCCGATCGCTACCTGGACGAAGAACTGATGGAACTATTCTTAACGGAGTGA
- a CDS encoding sugar O-acetyltransferase gives MTEKEKMLAGELYKSWDEELVHERARARQIVYSLNQTKDAEMHYRKQLIEDLFGTLEGEYGLEPPFFCDYGYNIHVGEGFFANFNCVFLDVCSIRIGKRVLIGPSVQLYTATHPMDRESRARGLEAGKPITIGDDVWIGGNAVINPGVTIGDNVIVGAGAVVTKDVPSNVFIGGNPAKTIKVIE, from the coding sequence ATGACAGAAAAGGAAAAAATGCTGGCCGGCGAACTTTATAAATCCTGGGATGAGGAATTGGTTCACGAAAGGGCAAGAGCCAGGCAGATTGTTTATTCTCTCAATCAAACGAAAGATGCAGAAATGCATTATCGAAAGCAATTGATAGAAGACCTATTTGGTACCCTGGAAGGAGAATATGGGCTCGAGCCTCCTTTCTTTTGCGATTACGGATACAATATTCACGTAGGGGAAGGGTTTTTCGCCAATTTCAATTGCGTTTTTTTGGATGTCTGTTCTATTCGAATCGGAAAAAGGGTGCTCATTGGTCCGAGTGTGCAGCTTTATACCGCTACTCATCCAATGGACCGTGAATCAAGAGCGAGAGGATTGGAAGCGGGAAAACCCATTACGATAGGCGATGACGTATGGATTGGAGGAAATGCCGTTATCAATCCTGGGGTGACCATCGGGGATAATGTCATTGTTGGTGCTGGAGCGGTCGTAACCAAAGATGTTCCTTCAAACGTTTTTATAGGAGGAAACCCTGCTAAAACGATAAAAGTAATTGAGTAA